A genomic window from Triticum urartu cultivar G1812 chromosome 7, Tu2.1, whole genome shotgun sequence includes:
- the LOC125522726 gene encoding mRNA-decapping enzyme subunit 2-like: MAMAGGGGLNRSSSRGQLPPQELLDDLCSRFVLNVPKEDLESFERILFLLEQAHWFYEDNSVEHNPSLKSLSFKDFTSLMFNSCAALRPYRAHLDDIYKDFTHYKFRVPVSGAIILDDNYDRCLLVKGWKSSASWSFPRGKRSKDEEDHTCAVREVLEETGCDVSKLLKMDDHIEVSIGQQRVRLYIITGVKEDTVFAPQTKKEISEISWHRIDDLLPASDDAISRGVNGMKLYMVAPFLMGLKSWIGTHRSQVYQKSDTSARGTVWKAKNPSGVFVPVENPVITRAGSDTQNPVITRAGSGTQHVDNRPGKSFRSFRFDTASILQSMEASFLHT, encoded by the exons ATGGCGATGGCGGGCGGCGGGGGACTGAACCGGTCCTCATCGCGGGGGCAGCTGCCGCCGCAGGAGCTCCTCGACGATCTCTGCAG CCGGTTCGTGCTGAACGTGCCCAAGGAGGACCTGGAGTCGTTCGAGCGGATCCTGTTCCTGCTGGAGCAGGCGCACTGGTTCTACGAGGACAACTCCGTGGAGCACAACCCCTCCCTCAAGTCCCTCTCCTTCAAGGACTTCACCTCCCTAA TGTTCAACAGCTGCGCCGCTCTCAGGCCCTACCGCGCGCACCTCGACGACATCTACAAGGACTTCACGCACTACAAGTTCCGGGTCCCCGTCTCCGGCGCCATCATCCTCGATGACAACTATGACAGG TGCTTACTTGTGAAAGGATGGAAGTCTAGTGCcagctggagtttcccccgtggAAAGAGGAGCAAAGATGAAGAGGATCATACTTGTGCAGTTAGAGAA GTTCTGGAGGAGACTGGGTGTGATGTTTCTAAGCTGTTGAAAATGGATGACCACATTGAAGTTTCAATTGGACAACAGAGAGTTCGACTCTATATTATTACGGGTGTTAAGGAAGATACTGTTTTTGCTCCTCAAACTAAGAAAGAAATCAGT GAGATCTCATGGCACAGAATTGATGATCTTCTACCTGCTAGTGATGATGCAATATCTCGTGGAGTGAATGGGATGAAGCTTTATATGGTTGCACCATTTTTGAT GGGTCTAAAATCATGGATAGGCACACATCGGTCCCAAGTATATCAGAAGTCAGATACATCTGCTAGAG GTACTGTGTGGAAAGCGAAGAATCCCTCGGGTGTCTTTGTGCCTGTCGAGAACCCTGTTATTACTAGAGCAGGATCTGACACACAGAACCCTGTAATTACTAGAGCAGGATCTGGCACGCAGCACGTCGACAACCGCCctggcaaaagcttcagaagCTTCAGATTTGATACGGCCAGTATCCTGCAGTCCATGGAAGCTTCCTTTCTGCATACCTAG